From the genome of Streptomyces sp. NBC_00659, one region includes:
- a CDS encoding GNAT family N-acetyltransferase, with the protein MSFSEKPVLSGEKTLLRPFTPDDVPVMTEILADPEVLRLTGSPDEELAPERLRSWYGTRNDQPDRLDLGVVDRATGELVGEAVLHEWDRHNHNCVFRILIGPHGRDRGLGTEATRLIVGHAFEQLALHRVSLYVFAFNHRARRAYEKAGFVAEGIERQTLLQGGEWIDAVRMSVLAHEWAAHRGHPTGPTAVSSTAR; encoded by the coding sequence ATGAGCTTCTCCGAGAAACCCGTCCTCAGCGGCGAGAAGACCCTGCTCCGACCGTTCACGCCCGACGACGTCCCCGTGATGACCGAGATCCTCGCCGACCCCGAGGTCCTGCGGCTCACCGGCAGCCCCGACGAGGAGCTGGCGCCGGAGCGGCTGCGCTCCTGGTACGGGACGCGCAACGACCAGCCGGACCGGCTGGACCTCGGCGTGGTGGACCGCGCCACCGGTGAACTGGTCGGCGAGGCCGTCCTCCACGAGTGGGACCGGCACAACCACAACTGCGTGTTCCGCATCCTCATCGGGCCGCACGGCCGGGACCGGGGGCTCGGCACCGAGGCCACCCGGCTCATCGTCGGACACGCCTTCGAGCAACTGGCCCTGCACCGCGTCTCGCTGTACGTCTTCGCCTTCAACCACCGCGCCCGCCGCGCCTACGAGAAGGCCGGCTTCGTGGCCGAGGGGATCGAACGCCAGACGCTGCTCCAGGGCGGCGAGTGGATCGACGCCGTACGGATGTCGGTCCTGGCCCACGAGTGGGCCGCCCACCGGGGACACCCCACCGGCCCGACGGCGGTCAGCTCCACGGCTCGATGA
- the iolC gene encoding 5-dehydro-2-deoxygluconokinase: MAYELITMGRIGVDLYPLQTGVPLSRVTSFGKFLGGSATNVAVAAARLGRRTAVVTRTGADPFGTYLREALRDFGVDDRWVTAVPGLPTPVTFCEIFPPDDFPLYFYREPKAPDLEIRVDELDLDAVRDARVFWMTGTGLSAEPSRTATLAALAHRARSGTTVFDLDWRPMFWNGAASANTARTDTARTVAAQENRALENRALENRAPENRAQDDPASSARPFYAEALRHATVAVGNVDEVEVATGEREPHAAAAALLAAGVELAVVKQGPKGVLAVHRDGTTAEVPPLPVEVLNGLGAGDAFGGSLCHGLLAGWDLEKTVRHANAAGAIVASRLECSSAMPTPREIEQALAAGAVR; this comes from the coding sequence ATGGCGTACGAGCTGATCACCATGGGGCGGATCGGTGTGGACCTCTACCCGTTGCAGACGGGTGTCCCGCTGTCCCGGGTGACCTCCTTCGGCAAGTTCCTCGGCGGCTCGGCGACCAATGTCGCGGTGGCGGCCGCGCGGCTCGGACGGCGTACGGCCGTCGTCACCCGAACGGGTGCTGATCCCTTCGGAACCTATCTGCGCGAGGCGCTGCGCGACTTCGGTGTCGACGACCGCTGGGTCACCGCGGTCCCGGGACTGCCGACTCCGGTCACCTTCTGCGAGATCTTCCCGCCGGACGACTTCCCGCTGTACTTCTACCGCGAGCCCAAGGCCCCCGACCTGGAGATCCGTGTCGACGAGCTCGACCTCGACGCCGTGCGCGACGCCCGTGTCTTCTGGATGACGGGCACGGGCCTGAGCGCGGAGCCCAGCCGCACGGCCACCCTCGCCGCCCTGGCCCACCGGGCCCGCTCCGGCACGACGGTCTTCGACCTCGACTGGCGCCCCATGTTTTGGAACGGCGCGGCCTCGGCAAACACCGCCCGGACAGACACGGCCCGGACAGTCGCAGCCCAGGAGAACCGGGCCCTGGAGAACCGGGCCCTGGAGAACCGGGCCCCGGAGAACCGGGCCCAGGACGACCCGGCCTCCTCCGCGCGCCCCTTCTACGCCGAGGCCCTGCGCCACGCCACCGTCGCCGTCGGCAACGTCGACGAGGTCGAGGTCGCCACCGGAGAACGCGAGCCGCACGCGGCGGCCGCCGCGCTCCTGGCGGCCGGCGTCGAACTCGCCGTGGTGAAACAGGGCCCGAAGGGCGTCCTCGCGGTCCATCGCGACGGCACCACCGCCGAGGTCCCGCCCCTCCCGGTCGAGGTCCTCAACGGCCTCGGTGCCGGCGACGCGTTCGGCGGCTCCCTCTGCCACGGGCTGCTCGCCGGCTGGGACCTGGAGAAGACCGTGCGCCACGCGAACGCGGCGGGCGCCATCGTCGCCTCCCGGCTGGAGTGCTCCTCCGCGATGCCCACCCCGCGCGAGATCGAACAGGCCCTCGCCGCCGGAGCGGTGCGGTGA
- the iolD gene encoding 3D-(3,5/4)-trihydroxycyclohexane-1,2-dione acylhydrolase (decyclizing), with product MTSTTRLTVAQALVRFLAAQYTERDGARRRLIGATWGIFGHGNVAGIGQALVEYATVPGGGTPSAPPVMPYHQGRNEQAMVHAAVGYARQCGRLSAHAVTTSIGPGATNLVTGAALATVNHLPVLLLPGDVFAARPADPVLQQLEVPFAGDVSVNDCLRPVSKYFDRITRPEALIPAALQAMRVLTDPVDTGAVTLALPQDVQAEAYDWPEEFFAERTWTVRRQAPDAVELARAVEAVRGARRPLIVAGGGVHHSRAEEALAAFASATGIPVASTQAGKGSLRWDHPQDVGGIGHTGTATADELARTADLVIGVGTRYTDFTTASGTLFTASGVRFLNLNIAPYDGHKLAGSPLIADARAGLEALTEALGPHRHRAEPAYVTEYTDDKERWEYRVDAAYEAEDIDIRPTQPQVLGVLDELVTEDDILINAAGSLPGDLHKLWRARSRDQYHVEYGYSCMGYEIPAAIGVRMAAPDRPVWALVGDGTYLMMPTEIVTAVQEGVAIKVVILQNHGYASIGGLSESVGGERLGTAYRALAADRTYTGAPLPVDLAANAASLGMRVLRAGTVRDLRAALAEAREADTPTCVYVETETADTVSGAPPAQAWWDVPVAETATRPSAVKAREEYDRHVAARRRHL from the coding sequence ATGACCTCGACGACGAGGCTGACGGTCGCGCAGGCGCTGGTGCGGTTCCTGGCCGCGCAGTACACCGAACGGGACGGCGCGCGCCGCCGGCTGATCGGCGCCACCTGGGGCATCTTCGGCCACGGGAACGTCGCCGGGATCGGCCAGGCGCTCGTCGAGTACGCCACGGTGCCCGGCGGGGGGACACCCTCCGCACCCCCCGTGATGCCGTACCACCAGGGACGCAACGAACAGGCGATGGTGCACGCGGCCGTCGGCTACGCCCGTCAGTGCGGCCGGCTGTCGGCGCACGCCGTGACCACCTCCATCGGGCCCGGCGCCACGAACCTCGTCACCGGCGCCGCGCTCGCCACCGTCAACCACCTGCCGGTGCTGCTCCTGCCCGGCGACGTCTTCGCGGCCCGCCCCGCCGACCCGGTGCTCCAGCAGCTGGAGGTCCCCTTCGCCGGGGACGTCTCGGTCAACGACTGTCTGCGCCCGGTGTCGAAGTACTTCGACCGGATCACCCGCCCCGAGGCCCTGATCCCGGCGGCCCTCCAGGCGATGCGCGTGCTCACCGACCCCGTCGACACCGGTGCCGTCACGCTCGCACTGCCCCAGGACGTGCAGGCGGAGGCGTACGACTGGCCCGAGGAGTTCTTCGCCGAGCGGACCTGGACCGTACGGCGCCAGGCGCCCGACGCCGTGGAGCTGGCCCGGGCCGTCGAGGCGGTCCGCGGCGCCCGGCGTCCGCTGATCGTCGCGGGCGGCGGCGTCCACCACAGCCGCGCCGAGGAGGCGCTCGCCGCGTTCGCCTCGGCCACCGGCATTCCCGTCGCCTCCACCCAGGCGGGCAAGGGCTCGCTGCGCTGGGACCACCCCCAGGACGTCGGCGGCATCGGGCACACCGGCACGGCGACCGCCGACGAGCTCGCCCGCACCGCCGACCTGGTGATCGGGGTCGGCACCCGCTACACCGACTTCACCACCGCCTCGGGCACGCTGTTCACGGCCTCGGGCGTCCGCTTCCTCAACCTCAACATCGCTCCGTACGACGGTCACAAGCTCGCCGGCTCCCCGCTGATCGCCGACGCACGCGCCGGTCTGGAAGCGCTCACCGAGGCGCTGGGGCCGCACCGCCACCGCGCGGAGCCCGCGTACGTCACCGAGTACACGGACGACAAGGAGCGCTGGGAGTACCGCGTCGACGCGGCCTACGAGGCCGAGGACATCGACATCCGGCCCACCCAGCCGCAGGTCCTCGGCGTCCTCGACGAGCTGGTCACCGAGGACGACATCCTGATCAACGCGGCCGGCTCGCTCCCCGGCGACCTGCACAAACTGTGGCGGGCGCGGTCGCGGGACCAGTACCACGTCGAGTACGGCTATTCGTGCATGGGCTACGAGATCCCGGCCGCGATCGGGGTGCGGATGGCTGCCCCGGACCGGCCGGTGTGGGCGCTGGTCGGCGACGGCACGTATCTGATGATGCCGACCGAGATCGTCACCGCGGTCCAGGAGGGTGTCGCGATCAAGGTGGTCATCCTCCAGAACCACGGGTACGCCTCGATCGGCGGGCTCTCGGAGTCCGTGGGCGGCGAGCGTCTGGGCACGGCGTACCGCGCCCTGGCCGCGGACCGTACGTACACGGGGGCGCCGCTGCCGGTGGATCTCGCGGCCAACGCGGCCAGTCTGGGGATGCGGGTCCTGCGCGCGGGGACCGTGCGTGACCTGCGGGCGGCCCTGGCCGAGGCGCGCGAGGCGGACACTCCCACTTGTGTCTACGTGGAGACCGAAACGGCAGACACAGTGTCGGGCGCGCCCCCGGCCCAGGCCTGGTGGGATGTACCTGTGGCCGAGACCGCGACCCGACCGTCGGCGGTCAAGGCCCGTGAGGAGTACGACCGGCACGTCGCCGCCCGACGCCGCCATCTGTGA
- a CDS encoding Cgl0159 family (beta/alpha)8-fold protein, with the protein MRVDVSALARTRARRPEAIAEAAARRVRRPLVDGSGRLMIVAADHPARGMLAVGDRKLAMAGRAGLLERLCVALARPGVDGVLATADILDDLLLLGVLDGKVAIGSMNRGGLAGSAFELDDRFTGHRPRDIERFGFDAGKLLLRVDYDDPGSLRTLESAARVIDDMAERRLPVFVEPFLCRRRDDGSLRNDLSAEAVTKSIAIAGGLGGSSAYTWLKVPVTENPDDMARVMETSTLPAVLLGGDVGEDQEGAYEKWRGALQLPTVQGLVVGRSLLYPADGDVAAAVDTAVGLL; encoded by the coding sequence GTGCGCGTCGACGTCTCCGCCCTCGCCCGGACCCGCGCCCGCCGGCCCGAGGCCATCGCGGAGGCCGCCGCCCGGCGGGTCCGGCGGCCGCTGGTCGACGGCTCCGGACGGCTGATGATCGTCGCCGCGGACCATCCGGCACGCGGCATGCTGGCCGTCGGCGACCGGAAGCTGGCCATGGCGGGGCGCGCCGGTCTGCTGGAGCGCCTGTGCGTCGCGCTCGCGCGCCCCGGGGTCGACGGGGTGCTCGCCACCGCCGACATACTGGACGACCTGCTGCTGCTCGGCGTGCTCGACGGCAAGGTGGCCATCGGCTCGATGAACCGGGGCGGACTCGCGGGCTCCGCCTTCGAGCTGGACGACCGGTTCACCGGCCACCGCCCGAGGGACATCGAACGGTTCGGTTTCGACGCCGGCAAACTGCTGCTGCGTGTCGACTACGACGATCCCGGGTCGCTGCGCACCCTGGAGTCCGCCGCCCGCGTGATCGACGACATGGCCGAACGGCGGCTTCCGGTCTTCGTCGAACCGTTCCTCTGCCGTCGCCGGGACGACGGTTCCCTGCGCAACGATCTGAGCGCCGAGGCCGTCACCAAGTCCATCGCCATCGCCGGCGGCCTGGGCGGCAGTTCGGCGTACACCTGGCTGAAGGTCCCCGTCACCGAGAACCCCGACGACATGGCCAGGGTCATGGAGACCTCCACGCTGCCCGCCGTCCTGCTCGGCGGCGATGTCGGCGAGGACCAGGAGGGCGCGTACGAGAAATGGCGCGGGGCGCTCCAACTTCCCACCGTGCAGGGCCTGGTGGTGGGCCGTTCGCTGCTGTATCCCGCGGACGGCGATGTCGCCGCGGCCGTGGACACCGCCGTAGGACTTCTGTGA
- a CDS encoding zinc-dependent alcohol dehydrogenase family protein translates to MRAVVFERYGEPAEVREVADPAPAEHGVVVRVEATGLCRSDWHGWMGHDPDITLPHVPGHELAGVIEAVGAGVSGHRPGDRVTVPFVCACGSCPACAAGDQQVCERQTQPGFTHWGSFAQYVALDHAEVNLIPLPPELSFATAASLGCRFATAFRAVVAQGRTAPGEWVAVYGCGGVGLSAVMIAAASGARVVAVDVSSAALGLARRFGAEECVDASAVADPARAVRELTGGGAHVSLDALGSPGTCAASVEGLRRRGRHVQVGLLPSPTGVTPVPMARVIALELELLGSHGMAAHAYPPLLESVRAGTLRPDLLVTSTITLDAAPAALAAMGSAPGSGVTVIEPWS, encoded by the coding sequence ATGCGGGCAGTGGTGTTCGAGCGGTACGGGGAGCCGGCCGAGGTCCGGGAGGTGGCGGACCCGGCGCCCGCGGAGCACGGCGTGGTGGTGCGGGTCGAGGCCACGGGACTGTGCCGCAGCGACTGGCACGGCTGGATGGGCCACGACCCGGACATCACACTGCCGCACGTGCCGGGCCATGAACTGGCCGGGGTGATCGAGGCGGTGGGCGCCGGGGTGAGCGGCCACCGCCCCGGCGACCGGGTCACCGTCCCGTTCGTCTGCGCCTGCGGAAGCTGCCCCGCCTGCGCGGCGGGCGACCAGCAGGTGTGCGAGCGCCAGACCCAGCCGGGGTTCACGCACTGGGGCTCCTTCGCCCAGTACGTGGCGCTCGACCACGCGGAGGTGAACCTGATCCCGCTGCCGCCGGAGCTGTCCTTCGCGACGGCGGCCTCGCTGGGATGCCGGTTCGCCACGGCGTTCCGGGCGGTGGTCGCGCAGGGGAGGACGGCCCCGGGGGAGTGGGTCGCGGTGTACGGCTGCGGTGGCGTGGGCCTTTCGGCGGTGATGATCGCGGCGGCCTCCGGGGCGCGGGTCGTGGCCGTCGACGTGTCCTCGGCGGCGCTCGGTCTGGCGCGGCGGTTCGGGGCGGAGGAGTGCGTGGACGCCTCCGCCGTGGCCGACCCGGCGCGGGCGGTCCGTGAACTGACCGGCGGTGGCGCGCATGTGTCGCTGGACGCCCTCGGATCGCCCGGCACCTGCGCGGCCTCGGTCGAGGGCCTGCGCCGCCGCGGCCGGCATGTCCAGGTCGGCCTGCTGCCCTCACCGACCGGTGTCACCCCGGTCCCGATGGCCCGGGTGATCGCCCTCGAACTCGAACTCCTCGGCAGCCACGGGATGGCGGCCCACGCCTACCCGCCGCTGCTGGAGTCGGTCCGCGCCGGGACCCTCCGGCCCGACCTCCTGGTGACGTCCACCATCACCCTGGACGCGGCACCGGCGGCACTGGCGGCGATGGGCTCGGCACCGGGATCGGGGGTGACGGTCATCGAGCCGTGGAGCTGA
- a CDS encoding sugar phosphate isomerase/epimerase family protein: MTSLPPQSSPQPPPGPSPRSSPRSSPPSSLSRIRIGSAPDSWGVWFPDDPGQVPWRRFLDEVSGSGYEWIELGPYGYLPTDPDVLREETARRGLSVSAGTVFTGLHRGPDVWESTWAHVSDIAALAQAMGAGHLVVIPAFWRDDKTGAVLEDSVLTPAQWRDLTAQTERLAHEVRERYGLRVVVHPHADTHIDSEENVTRFLDATDSSLVSLCLDTGHYAYCGGDSVKLIETYGERVGYLHLKQVDPQVLAGVRAEELPFGPAVARGVMCEPPSGVPALEPVLAAAQDLGVELFAIVEQDMYPCPPDKPLPIARRTRAFLRSCGA; encoded by the coding sequence ATGACGTCGTTGCCGCCGCAGTCATCGCCGCAGCCACCCCCCGGACCCTCACCGAGGTCGTCACCGCGGTCGTCACCTCCTTCCTCACTGTCGCGCATCCGGATCGGTTCGGCTCCCGACTCCTGGGGCGTCTGGTTCCCCGACGACCCCGGGCAGGTCCCCTGGCGGCGCTTCCTCGACGAGGTCTCAGGATCCGGCTACGAGTGGATCGAGCTCGGCCCGTACGGCTATCTGCCCACCGATCCGGACGTCCTGCGGGAGGAGACCGCCCGGCGCGGGCTCAGCGTCTCGGCGGGCACCGTCTTCACCGGGCTGCACCGGGGTCCCGACGTGTGGGAGTCCACCTGGGCGCACGTCTCGGACATCGCCGCGCTCGCCCAGGCGATGGGCGCCGGGCATCTCGTGGTCATCCCGGCCTTCTGGCGGGACGACAAGACCGGCGCGGTGCTGGAGGACAGCGTGCTGACGCCGGCCCAGTGGCGCGATCTGACCGCCCAGACCGAGCGGCTCGCCCATGAGGTGCGCGAGCGCTACGGGCTGCGTGTCGTCGTCCATCCGCACGCCGACACCCACATCGACAGCGAGGAGAACGTCACCCGTTTCCTCGATGCGACCGACTCCTCGCTGGTGTCGCTCTGTCTGGACACGGGCCACTACGCCTACTGCGGCGGCGACAGCGTCAAGCTCATCGAGACGTACGGCGAACGCGTCGGCTACCTCCACCTCAAGCAGGTGGACCCGCAGGTGCTGGCCGGGGTGCGGGCCGAGGAGCTGCCCTTCGGGCCCGCCGTCGCCCGCGGCGTGATGTGCGAACCGCCCTCCGGCGTACCGGCGCTGGAACCCGTCCTCGCCGCCGCGCAGGACCTCGGCGTCGAGCTCTTCGCGATCGTCGAGCAGGACATGTACCCGTGCCCGCCGGACAAGCCGCTCCCCATCGCCCGGCGCACCCGGGCGTTCCTGCGGTCCTGCGGGGCCTGA
- a CDS encoding helix-turn-helix transcriptional regulator, whose protein sequence is MTDRTLWSYKEIAAHIKVQPDTVRSYRKHGLLPPPDHVETGKPYWYADTVRAWVAARPGNRGRSDR, encoded by the coding sequence ATGACCGACCGCACGCTCTGGTCGTACAAGGAGATCGCCGCGCACATCAAGGTGCAGCCGGACACCGTCCGGTCCTACCGCAAGCACGGGCTGCTGCCGCCGCCCGACCACGTCGAAACCGGAAAGCCCTACTGGTACGCCGACACCGTCCGTGCCTGGGTCGCCGCCCGCCCGGGAAACCGGGGCCGCAGCGACAGGTGA
- the mmsA gene encoding CoA-acylating methylmalonate-semialdehyde dehydrogenase, which produces MTKTVDHWIAGKTVEGASGTYGPVTDPATGAVTTKVAFASVEEVDAAVAAAKDAYVTWGQSSLAKRSTILFKFRALLDANRDAIAELITAEHGKVHSDALGEVARGLEIVDLACGITVQLKGELSTEVASKVDVASIRQPLGVVAGITPFNFPAMVPMWMFPLAIACGNTFVLKPSEKDPSAAMKLAELLAEAGLPDGVFNVVHGDKVAVDRLLEHPDVKAVSFVGSTPIARYIHTTAAANHKRVQALGGAKNHMLVLPDADLDAAADAAVSAAYGSAGERCMAISAVVAVGSIGDELVAKIRERAEKIKIGPGNDPTSEMGPLITAVHRDKVASYVKGAAGQGSEVVLDGTGYTVDGYEDGHWIGLSLLDRVPVTADAYKDEIFGPVLCVLRVDTYDEGVALINASPFGNGTAIFTRDGGAARRFQLEIEAGMVGVNVPIPVPVGYHSFGGWKDSLFGDHHIYGNDGTHFYTRGKVVTTRWPDPSEAPAGVDLGFPRNH; this is translated from the coding sequence ATGACGAAGACCGTCGACCACTGGATCGCCGGCAAGACCGTCGAGGGTGCGTCGGGTACGTACGGGCCGGTCACCGACCCGGCGACCGGCGCCGTGACCACGAAGGTCGCGTTCGCGAGCGTCGAGGAGGTCGACGCCGCGGTCGCCGCCGCGAAGGACGCCTACGTGACCTGGGGACAGTCCTCGCTGGCCAAGCGTTCCACGATCCTGTTCAAGTTCCGCGCGCTGCTCGACGCCAACCGGGACGCGATCGCCGAGCTGATCACCGCCGAGCACGGCAAGGTGCACTCGGACGCGCTCGGCGAGGTCGCGCGCGGTCTGGAGATCGTCGACCTGGCCTGCGGGATCACCGTGCAGCTGAAGGGCGAGCTGTCGACCGAGGTGGCCTCCAAGGTCGATGTGGCGTCGATCCGCCAGCCGCTCGGCGTCGTCGCGGGCATCACGCCGTTCAACTTCCCGGCCATGGTGCCGATGTGGATGTTCCCGCTCGCCATCGCGTGCGGCAACACCTTCGTCCTCAAGCCCTCGGAGAAGGACCCGTCGGCCGCCATGAAGCTCGCCGAGCTGCTGGCCGAGGCCGGTCTGCCCGACGGTGTCTTCAACGTCGTGCACGGTGACAAGGTGGCCGTCGACCGCCTCCTGGAGCACCCGGACGTCAAGGCGGTGTCTTTCGTCGGCTCGACGCCGATCGCCCGCTACATCCACACCACCGCCGCCGCGAACCACAAGCGGGTCCAGGCTCTCGGCGGTGCCAAGAACCACATGCTGGTCCTGCCGGACGCCGACCTGGACGCGGCCGCCGACGCCGCCGTCTCCGCCGCGTACGGCTCGGCCGGCGAGCGCTGCATGGCGATCTCCGCGGTCGTGGCGGTCGGCTCCATCGGCGACGAGCTGGTGGCCAAGATCCGCGAGCGCGCCGAGAAGATCAAGATCGGCCCCGGCAACGACCCGACGTCGGAGATGGGCCCGCTCATCACGGCCGTCCACCGCGACAAGGTGGCGTCGTACGTGAAGGGTGCCGCCGGCCAGGGCTCGGAGGTCGTCCTCGACGGCACGGGCTACACGGTCGACGGGTACGAGGACGGCCACTGGATCGGCCTCTCGCTCCTGGACCGCGTTCCGGTGACGGCGGACGCGTACAAGGACGAGATCTTCGGCCCGGTGCTGTGCGTGCTGCGCGTGGACACCTACGACGAGGGCGTGGCGCTGATCAACGCGTCCCCCTTCGGCAACGGCACCGCGATCTTCACCCGGGACGGCGGCGCCGCCCGCCGCTTCCAGCTGGAGATCGAGGCGGGCATGGTCGGCGTGAACGTGCCGATCCCGGTGCCGGTGGGCTATCACTCCTTCGGCGGCTGGAAGGACTCCCTCTTCGGGGACCACCACATCTACGGCAACGACGGCACGCACTTCTACACCCGCGGCAAGGTCGTCACCACCCGCTGGCCGGACCCGTCGGAGGCGCCGGCGGGCGTCGACCTGGGCTTCCCCCGCAACCACTGA
- the iolB gene encoding 5-deoxy-glucuronate isomerase has product MSRPSNELYVPAGTAADAHYALDIDPERAGWTHSSLRIVELAPGGTHTFTTGDSEWIVLPLDGGCTVRAKDGMDDKEFQLLGRRSVFDGVSDFAYVPREARAQIASGAGGRFALAGAKCERRLPARYGPAPEVPVEDRGSGNCARQVRNFAAADVFACDRLIAVEVITPGGNWSSYPPHKHDEHLPGVESLLEEIYYFEIDGPDGFGYQRVFPSREGGSDVLAEVRTGDAVLVPDGWHGPSIAQPGHAMYYLNVMAGPGGDREWRIRFHPGHAKSTGGYR; this is encoded by the coding sequence ATGAGTCGTCCGAGCAACGAGCTGTACGTGCCCGCGGGCACCGCCGCCGACGCCCACTACGCCCTCGACATCGACCCCGAACGGGCCGGCTGGACCCACAGCAGCCTGCGGATCGTGGAGCTGGCACCCGGCGGCACCCATACGTTCACCACCGGGGACAGCGAGTGGATCGTGCTCCCGCTCGACGGCGGCTGCACGGTGCGCGCCAAAGACGGTATGGACGATAAGGAGTTCCAACTCCTGGGCAGGCGGAGCGTGTTCGACGGAGTCTCCGACTTCGCGTACGTTCCCCGTGAGGCCCGGGCCCAGATCGCCTCCGGTGCGGGAGGCCGCTTCGCCCTGGCAGGAGCGAAGTGCGAGCGCCGACTCCCCGCCCGCTACGGCCCCGCGCCGGAGGTTCCCGTCGAAGACCGCGGCAGCGGCAACTGCGCCCGCCAGGTGCGCAACTTCGCCGCCGCGGACGTCTTCGCGTGCGACCGGCTCATCGCCGTGGAGGTGATCACCCCCGGCGGCAACTGGTCCTCGTATCCGCCGCACAAGCACGACGAACACCTGCCCGGCGTCGAGTCCCTGCTGGAGGAGATCTACTACTTCGAGATCGACGGACCGGACGGTTTCGGCTATCAGCGCGTATTTCCCTCCCGTGAGGGCGGTTCGGACGTCCTCGCCGAGGTCCGCACCGGCGATGCCGTCCTCGTCCCCGACGGATGGCACGGCCCGTCCATCGCCCAGCCCGGTCACGCCATGTACTACCTGAACGTCATGGCGGGGCCCGGCGGGGACAGGGAGTGGCGGATCCGCTTCCACCCGGGACACGCGAAGAGCACAGGGGGATACCGATGA